The genomic segment CCTGTATTTACTCACAATCAGCAAACATCAAGACAGCACACACACGCTTCAAGCAGTCAAATAAAACCCAGTTCCCGTCAGTCTTTGTTGATAAACATCCCTTTATCACAAAATATTTACCACAAGGGACATTAGCCAGCTGTTTTAAGAGATGTGCATTTCCTTAGAAAAACTGCTCAGTTATTCACCTTTAGTTCATAAATGGCTGTTGCTGTTGTGTGGAAATGCAGTTTATGCAGGAGTAAATAAAATGATCTGAATGTGCTTGACTGTGGCAATGAGACGGTGAGAGAGCTTCATGAGCCATGAACGGATTGCTGAAGATCGTGTTAACCTTGTGGTGCTGATcactgtgctgtttttttttttgggggggggggggggggggggcaccacaaTTTCCCCAGACAGGCCGTTGACAGGTATCACCCACATGTGTGAGCCATTGTGCTGGAACAGGGAGAGCCTTTCTCAGGGGTGACTTCCAGGGGTGGACTGGCAACAGAAAGCACCTGGGATTTGCTGTCAAGTGGCCCCAGTGTAAtcatttgctgggggggggactgaTTCTGCGAGGTGTAACCAATGTGGCGGACAAAGTTTGGTCCTGACTCTAAATAATCACTGAGTGCGCGCAGGacatgcattgttttatttggcTCTGCAATTATCACGTGAAAAAAAGCATTCTTGATTCAATTAATCGCTTGAAAATCTGGATGGAGAAGCAATTGCTCCATTGGCAGTACAGCAAAACCGGATGTGTTACTTTATCAAAGCTGTGCACCTATGAAGCCTGCAGTGCTGGGAGTGGGGGCAGATCCTGGGGGCACGATGGCCGATTTCTAGGGTTACCACCTAAGTAACGTGAGGAAGGACGCTTGGAGCTACGACAGGATTTGAAAACTACCGtttcaattttaaaaaatctggatttcacttaagcactgagttattgctgtgtgctgattggtcagtctcctataaccatgcatgtgtcactaatgttaatgtgaaacagatggacgagtctttcaatcaaggaaacaaaccagtaacaGTGCAAGATGATCTGAGCTATTtagcacaggagcctttcagatttaaagcagtttgtaaaacctgaagtagctcagtgtcactcctgacatggattagagGGTCATCCTGCCCAGGATGGCATCTCCTGAGTGGGCACTGACTCCCTCCCATCAACAACCTTTACcacccccttcccccagctGACAACTCGCAATTGCATAATGAGCCAGcaaagtgtgtggggggggggcaccggcaGTGGGCAGGAGTGTTCTGTTTGTGACAGTCCCGGTACTGGTTCAGGCTCCAGGGACGAATTTGCACTAGACAAGCAAACCAGGGATATTTAGTATTAATAAAGTATGTATTATTGTCGACTGTAATTCCCTGGAATCTGCTTTACAATTTGTGATGAATCACATTTGCACTTCACATTCATGAAAGGATTTGTTTAGCTTTGAATGCTGCTTAACGACAACTGATGAGAATGCAGACACTATTATTTGCTGTATTTCAGTATTAAATTGTAACCCTACAGCATGTACAAGAAAAGTTTTGCACTAACAATACAGAGgttctgggttcaaatcccaggaactTCACATAAATTGTGACCCATCCCTCTACTGTAAGtgtctttggataaaagcatcagataTATGGGCAAATGTattgatatttttttatttgtctggTCTGGCTGTGCGTGGGAAACCGCGTCCAGCTTTTGCTTTGATTCTTTGGAAAAATTTCTCAGTAAGATCTGTTTGCGATGGTCATTATGAGCTCACAATATCTGTCCACACAGTCATGAAATACTGAGCTTTTTATCAGTCACCATCAGCCATAGGccaggctatgatgtttgttaagTTAGGTGTACTTTATTAAATGCATTTTCTTCTTGCGATATTTTTGCCTTATGATAGGTGTATCAGATCGTAACCCCATTGTAACCCTGGGAGAGGCTGTATTGTTAGAGAAATGTGAATCAGTGTTAGAGGAGCTGGTTAGGGAGAAAGGGCTAGACCAAGAGTAAGACAGACAAGCAAAGAGAGAGGCAGACACATACAGGGATAGGGAGAcaaagggggagagagagagaaagagagagagaggacaaacaggcagagagagaggcagacacatacagggatagggagacagacaggcagagagagagggagacacatACAGGGATAGGGAGAcaaggggggagagagagagaaagagagagagaggacaaacaggcagagagagagggagaaaagcATATAGAGAAGAGAAAATAGAGAGAATCAACAGAAGAAGATAGCCGGGAAGGGGAGGATGAAATCTTGTATCTTGTGGTTTGTGCCTCATTTCCAGGAGGCAGTGAGATGCTTCCCGGCTGTAAAGTCAGCtctgcaaccccccaccccaaagttcaggttcaggtaCAGGGCTAAGTAGTTTGGATTTTAATAATCATGATATCAGTCCAATAGGCTGCACTTTCAGATACTTAATTAccatgttttataaatgtgcggTCAGGATATTCACATTATTAAATGATTCGTCATGCTTCAGGTGAAAAGGAACAACTGCTCTTTCAGTGTTTTGAAAAGGATGGATTTATCAGTGCTGCATTAAATTACTAAATGAATAATTGGCTTTATCCGAGGGAGAGGTCAAAAGTAatatctatatctatctatACACAAACGGTTTCATTTATCTGAGCTTCCAGTCGAAAAAATAGTGTCCGTATTTGTATATAATTCGCTAAGTGGCGGTATATTACTCCAATACAAAACAAATTGTCTAACTACTTGACTAAAGCTCACTTAAACTTCATAAAGCGTATCGTAGGATATACTGTTGTTGCGGAAATAAGATTGAATATTGCACAGGAACAACACACAACCCAGAAGGGCAGCAGAGTCGGTGAAGGCAATGAAGGAGTCAGTCACAGCGTGCATTTCATGTTGCTTAAAGGGAGTGGTGCAAATGAAAGTAAACACAAAGTGGAAGTCAGCACATTTCCAGTCCTTGCTAGGTCTGGTGCGATCGCCGTTAAACTGACGCTCGTTTGATCGCATTACACTAATGTCCTCACTTGTCATAATCGCTGATAACCGCATATACGGCATTGATCTGAAATGGGGACTGTGTGAAACACGAGCCAGGCGTCCTTAGGAGGAAATTAAGAGACAAAAGAGCATTTCACCTGCGTCTGTTACCGATCGCCGCACTCGGTCACCCTTCACGGAAAACGGATTGACGGAAAAGAcgagtgggttgggggggggagctgcacGGCACCGAACGGCTCATGACTAGGAAAATAAAATGCCTTATTTCGAATCCGGTCTTAACGCGTTTCTAATTAAAGACATGCCGGGATAATCCACATGGGACGGGTCCCCGAGTCTACAGCACAGGATAAAAAGTGAGAGACCCTGCCGGGGGCGGACAGAAGTTTGTGAGCGCAACGCTTCTCACTTTCCAACAAGAGAAGattaagaacaaatcaaatataTAAAACCAAGAAACCTCTTTGGGCCATGGTGCAGTGATTGATCTTGGAAATTAATGGGAATAAAGCAGCGCAAGTTGTTGAAATTTACCACTGTGTAGAATTACCGGGCGCTTTGGGACTTCAGTTGCGCGACCCTATATACACCTGCAGCAGGAGACAATACGCTACAGGTAACTATATGATCACAGATGATAGAGCCTTGGTGTACTTACTGAAGTCTGTTACATTATTATACGTGTTTAAGATTGCTGAATTGTCTTTACATTGAGAATAAACTGCAATGTTTTTTTCCATTATAAACTTATTTTGGGCTACaaatttacaaaaaatataACGTAAAATTATTACTTGGTTGCGATTTTGTCTTTATCATGAAAAAACGTCTGAATCACTTTATTCATAACAGTCATACTGGATAAGGAAGTTTTCAGAAATACTTCACGTCTGCTCCGCAATGTGTTTTTCGTGATAGCTCGTATTAGGTGTAGCACTGTTAATAAAACCActcagattattatttcaggtttataaaaactaaataaatgtaaatatatatctatatatattagAAGCGAGCTCCAGGGTCTCCTCAGCAGCGATGACCGGGCTGCGCCAGCACAGTGCCGTGGGACTGGTCATCTTGCTGTGCACGGCGGGGTCCTGCAAGTACAGAGCCGTCACTAAGAACCACAGGGACGAGAAAAGTGTCCTGGAGCAGATGATGGACATCATGAAACGGATAAAGGGGCAGCAGCAGGAGGGCAGCGCGGAAATCACCATGAGCATTGCGCTGAAGAAGCAGAACCACTCGTCCGATCCCATGGAGCTGCAAGAATATAAATCCCATAAAGAGGGCCATATTCTTGGTAAGCAGTGGTACATGAACATATGTGCTTAAAAACTATTCGAAGCTTTTAAATTAGTGTGGCATTTACGGTATACGGTAAAAGAAGAAATATTTTAAGCGCTTTTGGCAAATGTCAAAAATCACTGGTCGAAATGGATGGATATCGAATGATTGTAAAAGTACaatatcagaatcagaatgcTTTGATCATCCCGGAGGAAATTACGTTTTTTTCCTTGCCAGACCAAAAGCGTGTTGTATTTGACTGTCGATTTGTTTTATGTTGCAGAGATATTCCCAAGAGATCTAAGGAAGAAGGATAAGTTTATAAAGCATTTAACAGGTGAGGCACCGGGAGGGTcggcggctgggggggggggggggggggggggggatgatggATCTCCATGCGCCGAGTCCGACACGCTGCTCTGCTTTTCCTCAGGACCGCTGTACATTAGTCCGAAGTGCAGGAAGCATGTTTACAGGCTATACCACAACACCAGAGACTGCACCGTGCCGGCATGTAAGCTCTCTTTCATGCAATTTTTATAGCTATTCAGGACCGAAGGACTGGATTGCAGCGGGGAAGCCAAATTGCGGGTGGAGGCGATCCGCTGGTAGACCTGCTACTCAATAagtactgattttttttccagactaCAAAAGATGCGCAAGACTGCTCACAAGGTTAGCCGGGAGTGCGCGATGCACGTAGGATAGCAGGTAAGAAAAGGTCGAATTTTGTGCTTGTATGGTAGAAATGCCTGGAGCAATATGCCGCTCCCTCCACGTTTTAACTAATGTTAAGGCTGGAACCTCTTAGGCATACACTGTTTATATGGTTAAATGCCTTACGTATTAGACACAGATTTAAAGCAAGACAGAGATTCTACCGAGTTCATTTTGTATTTCGCCTTTGCGGTTTAATGGTTTACAGGGATGACCACGATCTTTTCTCTGCTTGATTAATGAAACAAAAATTGTAGGCCTGCTCATGAAAATTTCAGAGAAGTATTTTATGGCTTTTTAATTTCTTTCAGTCGTTAAACGTATTGGAACGCCAAGTTCTCGTCATTTTATCAACTTTTCAAAACAGCACATGTCCTCAGAGTGTGGTGTTAAAGTCCATTTTAATTCCTCTTTTCAGATTTAAACAACACCAGACATGTGTTGTCAAGTCGCAGGAAGGAGAAAAGTGCCTTGGAACGTAAGCGAGAAGAGAGCCGAATGCAATCGATGAAAACCCCTTCGGTGACAGTGGGAACAGAGACTTATTTTTGTCTTCGTAAGTTTCGGCTCTGTTGAAGGCAGCGCATCCAAACAGTATGAATCAAGGATACAGGCTATGTGAAAGTGCGCGCCTGTTCTGCTGCCTAAAGACATTTTCAACAGAAAGACTTTGTCGTTGTTGCTGAAGAAACGACGCATTTCACATCTTGCCTTCCTGGCTCCTAAGTTTTTTTCGCGCCCTAACTGGCATCTACCTGACAAGAAGAATGTCTTTGCTGAGTGC from the Brienomyrus brachyistius isolate T26 chromosome 19, BBRACH_0.4, whole genome shotgun sequence genome contains:
- the LOC125714992 gene encoding ALK and LTK ligand 2b-like, giving the protein MTGLRQHSAVGLVILLCTAGSCKYRAVTKNHRDEKSVLEQMMDIMKRIKGQQQEGSAEITMSIALKKQNHSSDPMELQEYKSHKEGHILEIFPRDLRKKDKFIKHLTGPLYISPKCRKHVYRLYHNTRDCTVPAYYKRCARLLTRLAGSARCT